A single genomic interval of Falco cherrug isolate bFalChe1 chromosome 8, bFalChe1.pri, whole genome shotgun sequence harbors:
- the EIF4E1B gene encoding eukaryotic translation initiation factor 4E type 1B: MGGGWGAAGSLMECLWGSSGLSLLPQRRQDERRQRQRAQQRELLLAESLGKHPLQNRWALWFFKNDKSKMWQANLRLVTKFSTVEDFWALYNHIQLASKLTSGCDYSLFKDGIEPMWEDSQNKRGGRWLITLAKQQRHTELDRFWLETLLCLIGEMFDEYSDEVCGAVINIRAKGDKIAIWTREAENREGVTHIGRVYKEHLGLSQKVSIGYQAHADTATKSSSLTKTKFVV; the protein is encoded by the exons atgggggggggctggggggctgcaggctccCTGATGGAGTGCCTGTGGGGCTCCTCGGGGctgtccctccttccccagaggaGGCAAGATGAGCGGCGTCAGCGGCAGAGGGCTCAGCAGCGAGAACTGCTCCTGGCAGAAAGCCTGGGCAAGCACCCTCTGCAAAACAg gtggGCACTGTGGTTCTTCAAGAATGACAAGAGCAAGATGTGGCAGGCAAACCTGCGTCTCGTCACCAAGTTCAGCACTGTAGAGGACTTCTGGGC GCTGTACAACCACATCCAGCTTGCCAGCAAGCTCACATCTGGCTGTGACTACTCCCTCTTCAAG GATGGCATTGAGCCCATGTGGGAGGACAGCCAGAACAAGCGTGGCGGGCGCTGGCTCATCACCCTGGCCAAGCAGCAGCGGCACACCGAGCTGGACCGTTTCTGGCTGGAGACG TTGCTGTGCCTCATTGGAGAGATGTTTGACGAGTACAGCGATGAGGTGTGCGGAGCAGTCATCAACATCCGTGCCAAGGGGGACAAGATAGCCATTTGGACTCGGGAAGCAGAGAACCGGGAAGGGGTCACCCACATCGG gcGTGTCTACAAGGAGCACCTGGGCTTGTCACAGAAGGTGTCCATCGGATACCAGGCCCATGCAGACACAGCCACCAAGAGCAGTTCCCTCACAAAGACCAAGTTTGTGGTGTGA
- the HK3 gene encoding hexokinase-3 isoform X1, with the protein MLQVVKGRMLQAMHKGLSRQTHAQANVRMLPTYICSTPDGTEKGDLLVVELCQSHVRTMWVTLLGDGNQSPQVMYKIFSMPGDIMQGKGEALFDFIAQCVRQFLAGISSPQHRLPLGFVFPFSCRHTRLDKAELISWSKGFSCSDVEGKDIVQLLQSAINKQELYHVDVVALMNDTVGTMMTCSMAGKPCEVALVVGTGTNSCFMAMAQQVEMAEETSGQMCVSTEWGCFGDDGTLSDILTPYDQCVDEESSNPGEKRFEKLVSSLYLGEIVRHVLTALAAEKALFIGSNVAVLRTKGVLKIQQVLEIIDNEEGMAEARRALEALGLRPSERDCCRVQQICQAVVSRAATLCAAGLAAILSHMCQSQELKRLVVNVGVDSELYRGHTRFGEILQSVTELLAPECMATLLPSIDGTGWGAAMVTAVALRLAAQRHEVDQVLAPLRLSRADLQRVQALMRQEMELGLGWESNANASVRMLPTYVCSTPNGTERGEFLVLDLGGTNFRVLLVRMAKDGIHMASKIYVIPTTITQGTGEVLFDHIIECIMDFQLKHNLTEQVLPLGFTFSFPCQQLGLDKAVLLSWTKGFSASGCVGQDVVQLLQEAAQRKQHLGLKVVAVVNDTVGTMMSCGYDDPKCEIGLIVGTGTNACYMEEMQNVGAVEGEQGRMCINMEWGAFGDNGCLDDIFTDFDRLVDEKTINAGKQRFEKLISGMYLGEIVRHILLALVEKQLLFRGKPCPKLQIKGIFQTKFLSAIEIDGLALRQVRAILQDLELQASLEDSVLVREVCQTVSLRAAQLCAAGLAAVVEKMRENRGLAQLAVTVGVDGTLYKMHPW; encoded by the exons atgctgcaggtgGTGAAGGGCCGCATGCTGCAGGCCATGCACAAGGGGCTGAGCCGCCAGACGCACGCACAGGCCAACGTGCGGATGCTGCCCACTTATATCTGCTCCACACCCGATGGCACCG AGAAAGGCGACTTGCTGGTGGTGGAGCTGTGCCAGAGCCACGTCCGGACCATGTGGGTGACCCTCTTGGGCGACGGGAACCAGAGCCCCCAAGTGATGTACAAGATCTTCAGCATGCCAGGGGACATCATGCAGGGCAAGGGGGAAGCG CTCTTTGACTTCATTGCACAATGTGTGCGTCAGTTCCTGGCTGGCATCAGCAGCCCGCAGCATCGCCTTCCCTTGGGCTTTGTCTTCCCCTTCAGCTGCAGGCACACACGGCTGGACAAG gcagagctcaTCTCCTGGTCCAAGGGCTTCAGCTGCAGTGATGTGGAGGGGAAGGACATTGTGCAGTTGCTGCAGTCGGCCATCAACAAGCAGgag CTCTACCACGTGGACGTTGTTGCCCTGATGAATGACACTGTGGGCACCATGATGACCTGCAGCATGGCAGGGAAACCCTGTGAGGTCGCCTTGGTTGTGG GCACAGGCACCAACAGCTGCTTCATGGCCATGGCACAGCAGGTGGAGATGGCAGAGGAGACTAGCGGGCAGATGTGTGTCAGCACCGAGTGGGGCTGCTTTGGGGATGATGGCACCCTAAGTGACATCCTGACCCCCTATGACCAGTGTGTGGACGAGGAATCTTCCAACCCCGGGGAGAAGAG ATTTGAGAAGCTGGTGAGTAGCCTGTACCTAGGGGAGATCGTCCGGCATGTGCTGactgccctggctgctgagaAAGCGCTCTTCATTGGGAGCAACGTTGCTGTCCTGAGGACCAAGGGTGTGCTCAAGATACAGCAGGTCCTAGAGATCATTGA CAATGAGGAAGGCATGGCTGAGGCTAGGAGGGCTCTGGAGGCTCTGGGGCTACGGCCGAGCGAGCGGGATTGCTGCCGGGTGCAGCAGATCTGCCAGGCGGTGGTGAGCCGTGCCGCCACGCTCTGCGCCGCCGGGCTGGCTGCCATCCTCAGCCACATGTGCCAGAGCCAGGAGCTGAAGCGGCTGGTGGTCAACGTGGGGGTGGACAGTGAATTGTACCGGGGCCACACCAG ATTTGGGGAGATCCTGCAGAGTgtgacagagctgctggctcctgagTGCATGGCCACTCTTCTGCCCTCAATCGATGGGACTGGGTGGGGGGCAGCCATGGTGACAGCAGTGGCTTTGCGCCTGGCAGCCCAGCGCCATGAGGTGGACCAGGTACTGGCCCCGCTGCGGCTCAGCCGTGCTGACCTGCAGCGTGTCCAGGCACTGATGAGGCAAGAaatggagctggggctgggctgggagagcaACGCCAATGCCTCTGTCCGCATGCTGCCCACCTACGTCTGCAGCACACCCAATGGCACCG AGCGAGGTGAATTCCTGGTGTTGGACCTGGGGGGGACCAATTTCCGAGTGCTGCTGGTGCGCATGGCGAAGGATGGCATCCACATGGCCAGCAAGATCTACGTCATCCCAACTACCATCACGCAGGGCACTGGCGAGGTG CTCTTCGACCACATCATCGAGTGCATCATGGACTTCCAGCTGAAGCACAACCTGACAGAGCAGGTCCTGCCACTTGGCTTtaccttctccttcccctgccagcagctgggccTGGATAAG GCAGTGCTACTGAGCTGGACCAAAGGTTTCAGCGCCTCGGGCTGCGTGGGGCAGGATGTggtccagctgctgcaggaggctgctcaGCGCAAACAG CACTTAGGGCTGAAGGTGGTAGCTGTGGTCAACGACACGGTGGGAACCATGATGTCCTGTGGCTATGATGACCCCAAATGTGAAATTGGCCTCATCGTGG ggacagggaccaACGCCTGTTACATGGAGGAGATGCAGAACGTGGGCGCAGtggagggggagcagggccGCATGTGCATCAACATGGAGTGGGGGGCCTTTGGGGACAACGGCTGCCTGGATGACATCTTCACTGACTTCGACCGGCTGGTGGATGAGAAAACCATCAACGCAGGCAAGCAGAG GTTCGAGAAGCTCATCAGTGGCATGTACCTGGGCGAGATCGTGCGCCACATCCTGCTGGCACTGGTGGAGAAACAGCTCCTGTTCCGTGGCAAGCCCTGCCCCAAGCTCCAGATCAAGGGCATCTTCCAGACCAAGTTCCTCTCTGCCATCGAGAT CGATGGGCTGGCCCTGCGGCAGGTACGGGCCATCCTGCAGGACCTGGAACTCCAGGCCAGCTTGGAGGACAGCGTGCTGGTGCGGGAGGTGTGCCAGACAGTGTCCCTGCGGgcagcccagctctgtgctgctggcctggctgcCGTGGTGGAGAAGATGCGGGAGAACCGGGGCCTGGCCCAGCTGGCTGTCACTGTGGGGGTGGATGGCACCTTGTACAAGATGCACCCGTGGTGA
- the UNC5A gene encoding netrin receptor UNC5A — translation MGARPRRRRAPAAAAPAAAAPGPLGALLAAALLAAAGAQQSATVANPVSGASPDLLPHFQLEPEDVYIVKNKAVSLACRATPATQIYFKCNGEWVHQGDHVTQHSTDRSTGLPVMEVRIEVTRQQVEKIFGLEEYWCQCVAWSSSGTTKSQKAFVRIAYLRKNFEQEPTAREVSIEQGIVLPCRPPEGIPPAEVEWLRNEELVDPALDANVYVTPEHSLVLRQARLADTANYTCVAKNIVARRRSASAAITVYVNGGWSTWTQWSGCSTSCGRGWQKRSRTCTNPTPLNGGAFCEGQNVQKTACTTLCPVDGAWSEWSKWSVCGAECTHWRSRECSEPAPRNGGQDCHGPELDTRNCTSELCSHATPGAEDVALYVGLVAVAVCLVLLLLVGVLVYCRKKGGLDADVADSSILTAGFQPVSIKPSKADNPSLLTIQPDLSTATMTYQGSLCPRQDGPAKLQLPNGHLLSPLGTGRHTLHHSSPAAEGADFVARLSTQSYFRSLPRGTNNMAYGTFNFLGGRLMIPNTGISLLIPPDAIPRGKIYEVYLTLHKQEEVRLPLAGCQTLLSPIVSCGPPGVLLTRPAILAMGHCVEASAENWSIRLKKQSCEGTWEDVLQLGAEPCTELYYCQLEAQACYIFTEQLGRFALVGESLSMAASKRLKLVLFAPAACPSLEYNIRVYCLSDTQDVLKEVIQLEKQLGGQLIGAPRVLHFKDSYHNLRLSIHDMPSSLWKSKLLASYQEIPFYHIWSGLQPFLHCTFTLERLSPSTCELACKIWVWQVEGDGQSFTVNFNIAKDARFSDWLVPDSEVGAPALVGPSAFKIPFLIRQKIISSLDPPGTRGADWRTLAQKLNLDSHLSFFASKASPTAMILNLWEARHFPNGNLSQLAAAVAEVGKQDGALFAVSEAEC, via the exons ATGGGTgcgcggccgcgccgccgccgggcccccgccgccgccgcccccgccgccgccgcgccggggccgctCGGTGCCCTGCTCGCCGCTGCCCTCCTCGCCGCCGCCG gtGCTCAGCAAAGCGCGACTGTGGCCAACCCGGTATCCGGCGCGTCCCCGGACCTGCTGCCACACTTCCAGCTGGAGCCGGAGGACGTCTACATCGTGAAGAACAAGGCGGTGAGCCTGGCCTGCCGCGCTACTCCTGCCACCCAGATCTACTTCAAGTGCAACGGCGAGTGGGTGCACCAGGGCGATCATgtcacacagcacagcactgacCGCAGCACCG ggctgccGGTGATGGAGGTGCGTATCGAGGTCACCCGTCAGCAAGTGGAGAAGATCTTTGGGCTGGAGGAGTACTGGTGCCAGTGCGTGGCCTGGAGCTCCTCTGGCACCACCAAGAGCCAGAAAGCCTTCGTGCGCATCGCCT ATCTGCGCAAGAACTTCGAGCAAGAGCCGACAGCCAGGGAGGTCTCCATCGAGCAGGGCATTGTGCTGCCATGCCGCCCTCCCGAGGGCATCCCCCCCGCCGAG GTGGAGTGGCTGCGCAACGAGGAGCTGGTGGACCCAGCGTTGGATGCCAACGTCTACGTGACACCGGAGCACAGCCTTGTGCTGCGGCAGGCTCGCCTGGCCGACACTGCCAACTACACCTGCGTGGCCAAAAACATCGTGGCGCGTCGCCGCAGTGCTTCCGCTGCCATCACTGTCTACG TGAACGGCGGCTGGTCGACGTGGACGCAGTGGTcgggctgcagcaccagctgtgGACGGGGCTGGCAGAAGCGGAGCCGGACGTGCACCAACCCCACGCCCCTCAACGGGGGGGCTTTCTGTGAGGGCCAAAATGTGCAGAAAACCGCCTGCACCACCCTCTGCCCAG TGGATGGTGCCTGGTCGGAGTGGAGCAAGTGGTCAGTGTGTGGGGCTGAGTGCACCCACTGGCGGAGCCGGGAGTGCTCGGAGCCAGCGCCGCGCAACGGGGGCCAGGACTGCCACGGACCTGAGCTGGACACCCGCAACTGCacctctgagctctgcagcCACG CCACCCCCGGCGCGGAGGACGTGGCGCTGTACGTGGGGCTGGTGGCCGTGGCCGtgtgcctggtgctgctgctgctggtgggggtgCTGGTGTACTGCCGCAAGAAGGGGGGCCTGGACGCTGATGTAGCCGACTCTTCCATCCTCACTGCTGGCTTCCAGCCCGTCAGCATCAAACCCAGCAAGGCCG ACAACCCCAGCCTGCTCACCATCCAGCCCGACCTCAGCACCGCCACCATGACCTACCAGGGCTCGCTCTGCCCACGCCAGGACGGCCCAGCCAAGCTCCAGCTGCCCAACGGGCACCTGCTGAGCCCGCTGGGCACCGGGCGGCACACGCTGCACCACAGCTCGCCCGCCGCCGAGGGTGCCGACTTCGTGGCCCGGCTCTCCACCCAGAGCTACTTTCGCTCCCTGCCCCGTGGCACCAACAACATGGCCTATGGCACCTTCAACTTCTTGGGGGGGCGGCTGATGATCCCTAACACAG ggATCAGCCTGCTCATCCCACCCGATGCCATCCCACGGGGGAAGATCTACGAGGTCTACCTGACCCTGCACAAGCAGGAGGAGGTGAG gctgcccctgGCCGGCTGCCAGACGCTGCTGAGCCCCATCGTCAGCTGTGGCCCCCCCGGGGTCCTCCTCACCCGCCCTGCCATCCTGGCCATGGGTCACTGCGTGGAGGCCAGCGCTGAGAACTGGAGCATCCGGCTGAAGAAGCAGTCATGCGAGGGCACGTGGGAG GAcgtgctgcagctgggtgctgagccATGCACGGAGCTGTACTACTGCCAGCTGGAAGCGCAGGCTTGCTACATCTTCACGGAGCAGCTGGGGCGCTTCGCCCTGGTGGGGGAGTCCCTCAGCATGGCGGCCTCCAAGCGCCTCAAGCTCGTCCTGTTTGCACCGGCCGCCTGCCCGTCGCTCGAGTACAACATCCGTGTCTACTGCCTCAGTGACACCCAGGATGTCCTCAAG gaggtgatccagctggagaagcagctgggggggcagcTGATCGGAGCCCCCCGTGTGCTGCACTTCAAGGACAGCTACCACAACCTGCGCCTCTCCATCCACGACATGCCCAGCTCCCTCTGGAAGAGCAAACTCCTTGCCAGCTACCAG GAAATCCCCTTCTACCACATCTGGAgcgggctgcagcccttcctgCACTGCACCTTCACCCTGGAGCGCCTGAGCCCCAGCACCTGTGAGCTGGCCTGCAAGATCTGGGTCTGGCAGGTGGAGGGTGACGGGCAGAGCTTCACCGTCAACTTCAACATCGCCAAG GATGCGAGGTTTTCAGACTGGCTGGTCCCTGACAGTGAGGTGGGCGCTCCAGCCCTGGTGGGCCCCAGTGCCTTCAAGATCCCCTTCCTCATCCGCCAGAAGATCATCAGCAGCCTGGACCCACCAGGCACCCGGGGAGCCGACTGGAGGACACTGGCCCAGAAGCTCAACCTTGACAG ccatcTCAGCTTCTTCGCCTCGAAGGCCAGCCCTACGGCCATGATCCTCAACCTGTGGGAAGCGCGGCACTTCCCCAACGGCAACCTCTCACAGCTGGCCGCCGCCGTGGCCGAGGTGGGCAAGCAGGACGGTGCCCTCTTCGCCGTCTCTGAGGCTGAGTGCTGA
- the HK3 gene encoding hexokinase-3 isoform X2, protein MEEMQNVGAVEGEQGRMCINMEWGAFGDNGCLDDIFTDFDRLVDEKTINAGKQRFEKLISGMYLGEIVRHILLALVEKQLLFRGKPCPKLQIKGIFQTKFLSAIEIDGLALRQVRAILQDLELQASLEDSVLVREVCQTVSLRAAQLCAAGLAAVVEKMRENRGLAQLAVTVGVDGTLYKMHPCFSQHLQQMLRDLAPNCTVTFLQSEDGSGKGAALVAAVACRGAEPWGQPLLPPQ, encoded by the exons ATGGAGGAGATGCAGAACGTGGGCGCAGtggagggggagcagggccGCATGTGCATCAACATGGAGTGGGGGGCCTTTGGGGACAACGGCTGCCTGGATGACATCTTCACTGACTTCGACCGGCTGGTGGATGAGAAAACCATCAACGCAGGCAAGCAGAG GTTCGAGAAGCTCATCAGTGGCATGTACCTGGGCGAGATCGTGCGCCACATCCTGCTGGCACTGGTGGAGAAACAGCTCCTGTTCCGTGGCAAGCCCTGCCCCAAGCTCCAGATCAAGGGCATCTTCCAGACCAAGTTCCTCTCTGCCATCGAGAT CGATGGGCTGGCCCTGCGGCAGGTACGGGCCATCCTGCAGGACCTGGAACTCCAGGCCAGCTTGGAGGACAGCGTGCTGGTGCGGGAGGTGTGCCAGACAGTGTCCCTGCGGgcagcccagctctgtgctgctggcctggctgcCGTGGTGGAGAAGATGCGGGAGAACCGGGGCCTGGCCCAGCTGGCTGTCACTGTGGGGGTGGATGGCACCTTGTACAAGATGCACCCGTG cttctcccagcacctccagcagATGCTGCGGGACCTGGCGCCCAACTGCACCGTCACCTTCCTGCAGTCAGAGGACGGCTCAGGGAAAGGGGCCGCGCTCGTGGCGGCTGTGGCCTGCCGTGGGgccgagccctggggacagcccctgctgccaccccaaTAA